A genomic stretch from Antarcticibacterium flavum includes:
- a CDS encoding RagB/SusD family nutrient uptake outer membrane protein: protein MKRDNSTKILLLVLLMGVGLSSCHDKLDVREGQLATGDLDYTDASTMIQPLIGAYYEMATRGWEEPLLLGVRGDDVNAGGLGDQQPFADTDQYTYDRDYWMYNSLWNVHYNDIINMNTAILQLENFREFANEADAARADQYIAEIMVMRAYLHFNLARVWEDIFIITSNQPEEELQAGVSSKAEVMQFISDQMDMAILDLPAVRPNERTDVMGGVTAYTAYAVKALANQELENYQEVANATGAIIGSGRFSLYPDFYQLFKKPGELSNESLFELQYSDYGTPSGDALYHLYAPFGPQNWTPARENAQSGWGFYEPSKKFIKFMLDRDEEVRLQTSVLFTNDGIDELRADGYTDLPSFVSNTTPSGDVINNFERANFSSGKHYLPSIQLTDGRNDYSAGKNMIVIRYAEILLMYAEAVTLGANPTSISADEAVNLVRSRAGMPALSGVTHQDVLDEKFAELAMEWGIRYFDMIRHEKYGELSYDGRTFSADKEYLPYPQAQIDALPLGANAVMNSMLNN, encoded by the coding sequence ATGAAAAGAGATAATTCAACAAAAATTCTTTTGCTTGTCCTGTTAATGGGAGTTGGACTTAGTTCCTGCCACGATAAGCTGGATGTACGGGAAGGCCAACTGGCCACAGGGGATCTTGATTATACAGATGCCTCCACTATGATCCAGCCTTTAATTGGGGCATATTATGAAATGGCCACCCGGGGCTGGGAGGAACCACTCTTGCTTGGTGTAAGAGGAGATGATGTGAATGCAGGTGGTTTAGGTGATCAACAACCATTTGCTGATACCGACCAGTACACATATGACAGGGATTACTGGATGTATAATTCCCTGTGGAATGTGCATTACAACGATATCATCAATATGAATACCGCTATCCTGCAGCTTGAAAATTTCAGGGAATTTGCAAATGAGGCAGATGCAGCCCGGGCAGACCAGTATATAGCTGAAATTATGGTAATGCGAGCTTATTTACATTTTAATCTCGCTAGGGTGTGGGAAGATATATTTATCATCACTTCCAATCAACCTGAAGAAGAACTCCAGGCCGGTGTTTCCTCAAAGGCTGAAGTGATGCAATTTATTTCAGACCAAATGGATATGGCAATTTTGGACCTTCCTGCTGTGAGGCCTAATGAGCGCACAGACGTGATGGGAGGGGTTACCGCATATACCGCTTATGCTGTAAAAGCTTTGGCAAACCAGGAACTGGAAAATTATCAGGAAGTAGCCAATGCGACTGGGGCTATTATAGGTTCCGGAAGATTCTCATTATATCCAGATTTTTACCAGTTATTCAAAAAGCCTGGTGAGTTAAGTAACGAGAGTCTTTTTGAGTTACAGTATTCAGATTATGGTACACCTTCAGGAGATGCGCTGTATCATTTATATGCACCTTTTGGTCCTCAAAACTGGACCCCGGCAAGGGAAAATGCTCAAAGTGGATGGGGTTTTTATGAGCCGAGTAAGAAATTTATAAAATTCATGCTTGACCGTGATGAGGAAGTGAGACTACAAACCAGTGTTTTATTCACCAATGATGGTATAGATGAACTTCGTGCAGATGGATATACAGACCTACCTTCTTTCGTTAGTAATACGACCCCTTCAGGAGATGTTATTAATAATTTTGAAAGGGCTAATTTCTCCAGTGGAAAACACTACCTGCCATCCATTCAATTAACCGATGGAAGAAATGATTACAGTGCGGGGAAGAATATGATAGTTATTCGCTATGCCGAGATCCTTTTGATGTATGCTGAAGCTGTAACCCTGGGTGCAAATCCAACAAGCATTTCTGCAGATGAGGCTGTGAACCTGGTAAGAAGTCGTGCCGGGATGCCCGCTCTAAGTGGGGTGACTCACCAGGATGTGCTGGATGAAAAGTTCGCAGAACTTGCCATGGAATGGGGAATAAGATATTTTGATATGATTCGTCACGAGAAGTATGGGGAATTGAGCTATGACGGCAGGACCTTTAGTGCAGATAAGGAATACTTGCCTTATCCACAGGCACAAATCGATGCACTACCCCTTGGGGCCAATGCAGTGATGAACTCAATGTTAAATAACTAA
- a CDS encoding SusC/RagA family TonB-linked outer membrane protein, producing MKFRLLLVLAFFLTTLGYAQGTKTITGTVMDGNDLPLPGAEVKVIGKDIFDVTDFDGNFTLEGVQVGDAFRVTFLGFSPMEVPVTTQDNYLITLEEDAGQLEEVVVIGYGTATKRDLTGSIATIDAEEIERTPTANVMQSLQGKVSGVQIVSSGSPGDSPTVRIRGVGTFGDATNVLYVVDGALYDNIDFLNTKDIKSVNILKDASSSAIYGVRAANGVVIIETKSGRLNQKVQFEYDGYTGIQRAQNVVKLANTEQFYTMAVESGSQADVNFIQNAIQRYGRSRINPNLPDVNTDWYREILRDGLMQNHSISASGGGERVAYAVGANYTGQEGILDMKNDYERFNIRSKIDVDISSRFKAGVNTIFSNATKHSPENGAWFRAYFAVPVMPVIDETNTESGPIRYSNAQNLGYRGTQNPFQDLAYNQNRLKIRKLLATMYLQYEIIEDKLDFRTTYSHDYSSLEERNVNLPYTLGNNFERRSSIRRANNNFSNQFWDNVLTYKDRFGDHNLTAMLGTSFRDEASNTFSATGFDIAGIGLETSWYLDFADQDSFSNNVNEIGRRFYGMSYFGRIAYDYQGKYLLYGTLRADGSSKFTLDPWGYFPSVGLGWVVSDESFFPTTNFVDFFKLRASWGKLGNDNVAASAGSNTINVITTPINNQPRPGLTATSVFSNNTWEVIEERNFGFNLESFGNRLSIDADYYIRDTHDAILPVYIPIVNRSVDRNSGTIRNEGFELGVNWNQRVNDDFSYRIGFNFTTLKNEAIAIEDERGYIDSGSAEFRQRTTLGGPLLGFYGYERIGVYQNQQQIDNDPVAVANNLVPGDLIYRDQNGDGVIDDNDRVILGSFLPKYTFGGNLGMSYKNFEFSMDVYAQTGNKIINRKRGEIIFTQDTNMDADLAINRWHGEGTSNSYPSSAGLRKAWNQRLSDFWVEDGDFFRIQNVQIAYNIIQDGLPDMRIYATAERPLTLFNYNGFNPEVPNGVDRQTYPVPAIYTVGVNMRF from the coding sequence ATGAAATTTAGATTACTACTGGTCCTTGCATTTTTCCTTACGACTTTAGGATATGCACAGGGAACAAAAACCATAACAGGAACTGTTATGGATGGCAATGATCTTCCACTGCCAGGAGCAGAAGTTAAGGTTATTGGAAAGGACATTTTTGATGTCACAGATTTTGATGGGAATTTCACACTTGAAGGAGTGCAGGTTGGTGATGCCTTTAGGGTCACGTTCCTGGGTTTCTCACCTATGGAAGTTCCTGTTACTACCCAGGATAATTATTTAATTACACTTGAAGAAGATGCAGGACAACTTGAAGAGGTAGTGGTTATTGGATATGGTACTGCTACCAAGAGGGATCTTACCGGTTCTATCGCTACCATTGATGCAGAGGAGATCGAGAGAACACCTACTGCAAACGTTATGCAATCATTACAAGGTAAAGTTTCCGGGGTTCAAATTGTAAGTTCCGGTTCTCCCGGTGATTCTCCAACCGTGAGGATTAGGGGAGTTGGAACCTTTGGGGATGCAACCAATGTGTTATATGTTGTGGATGGGGCCTTATATGATAACATTGATTTCCTCAATACCAAGGATATTAAATCTGTAAACATATTAAAAGATGCATCTTCATCTGCTATTTATGGGGTGAGGGCTGCCAATGGGGTGGTGATCATCGAGACCAAATCTGGGAGACTTAATCAAAAGGTGCAGTTTGAATATGACGGTTATACCGGGATTCAAAGGGCTCAAAATGTAGTAAAGCTCGCCAATACCGAGCAGTTCTATACAATGGCTGTAGAATCTGGTTCCCAGGCTGATGTTAACTTTATACAAAACGCTATACAGCGATATGGACGAAGCCGCATAAATCCAAACCTGCCAGATGTGAATACAGACTGGTACAGGGAGATCCTAAGGGATGGTTTGATGCAGAACCATAGTATCTCGGCTTCCGGTGGAGGTGAAAGGGTTGCTTATGCAGTAGGTGCTAACTATACCGGCCAGGAGGGGATTCTGGATATGAAAAATGATTATGAAAGGTTTAATATTCGCTCTAAAATTGATGTTGATATTTCCAGTCGTTTTAAAGCCGGAGTAAATACTATCTTTAGTAATGCAACCAAACATTCTCCAGAAAATGGAGCCTGGTTCAGGGCTTATTTTGCCGTTCCTGTGATGCCGGTGATCGATGAGACCAATACAGAATCTGGCCCAATTCGCTATTCCAACGCACAAAACCTGGGGTACAGGGGAACACAAAACCCTTTCCAGGATTTGGCTTATAACCAGAACAGACTTAAAATAAGAAAGCTGCTTGCCACTATGTATCTTCAATATGAAATTATAGAAGATAAACTTGACTTTAGAACTACATATAGTCACGATTATTCCTCACTGGAAGAAAGGAATGTGAATTTACCTTATACTCTTGGGAATAATTTTGAAAGACGATCCAGTATAAGAAGGGCTAATAATAATTTCTCGAATCAATTCTGGGATAATGTCCTTACATATAAGGACAGGTTTGGAGATCATAATTTAACTGCTATGTTAGGTACTTCTTTTAGAGATGAAGCCAGTAATACATTTTCTGCCACAGGATTTGATATAGCAGGAATTGGCCTGGAAACCAGCTGGTACCTTGATTTTGCCGATCAGGATTCCTTCAGTAATAACGTTAATGAAATTGGAAGAAGATTCTACGGAATGTCCTATTTTGGTAGGATCGCCTATGATTATCAAGGTAAATACTTATTATACGGAACTCTTAGAGCAGATGGTTCTTCAAAATTCACATTGGATCCATGGGGATATTTCCCTTCTGTAGGTTTAGGTTGGGTAGTGTCTGACGAAAGCTTCTTCCCCACTACTAATTTTGTGGATTTCTTTAAGCTTCGCGCAAGCTGGGGTAAATTGGGGAATGATAATGTTGCGGCCAGTGCAGGTTCCAATACTATAAATGTAATAACAACTCCTATAAATAACCAGCCGCGTCCAGGGCTCACAGCTACCAGTGTTTTCTCCAATAATACATGGGAAGTCATTGAAGAGAGGAACTTTGGATTTAATCTTGAATCATTTGGTAACAGGTTATCCATAGATGCAGATTATTACATTCGGGATACACATGATGCCATCCTTCCTGTTTATATTCCAATTGTTAACCGTAGTGTTGACAGGAACTCTGGAACAATTCGAAATGAAGGATTCGAATTAGGTGTGAACTGGAACCAGAGAGTTAATGACGATTTTAGCTACAGAATAGGATTTAATTTCACTACGCTTAAAAATGAAGCGATCGCGATTGAAGATGAACGAGGGTATATCGATTCGGGGTCTGCAGAGTTTAGACAGCGTACTACTTTGGGAGGCCCACTGTTAGGATTTTATGGATATGAAAGGATTGGAGTATATCAAAATCAGCAACAAATAGATAATGATCCTGTTGCAGTAGCCAATAATCTGGTGCCTGGTGACCTTATTTATAGGGATCAAAATGGAGATGGAGTAATCGACGACAATGACAGGGTAATTCTTGGATCTTTCCTTCCTAAATATACTTTTGGAGGGAACCTGGGAATGTCTTACAAAAACTTTGAGTTTTCCATGGATGTTTACGCTCAAACAGGTAATAAGATAATCAACCGTAAAAGAGGGGAAATAATCTTTACCCAGGACACCAATATGGATGCAGATCTTGCGATAAACAGATGGCACGGGGAGGGAACAAGTAATTCCTATCCATCCTCAGCCGGGTTGCGTAAGGCATGGAACCAAAGGTTAAGTGATTTTTGGGTAGAGGATGGGGACTTCTTCAGGATTCAGAACGTGCAGATTGCTTATAACATCATACAGGATGGTTTACCAGACATGAGAATTTATGCAACCGCAGAAAGACCACTTACCCTATTTAATTATAACGGATTTAATCCTGAAGTGCCTAACGGGGTGGATAGACAAACTTATCCAGTACCCGCAATTTATACGGTTGGTGTTAATATGAGATTTTAA
- a CDS encoding helix-turn-helix and ligand-binding sensor domain-containing protein, with translation MRNTVLTILLAGFYVFKLSSQDLIPPIQNFSSVQYGAASQNWDIAIDSLGIIYAANNEGLLSYDGMQWKLSTLESGSIIRSVYPQKDRVYTGSYQEFGYWQRDKTGAMQYTSLSPLIKERQMRNEEIWDIISFNGDIYFRSFAAIYKYDHNTIEVVQNRVSNAMLAYNGELFVAAGQLGLCRLTGEKDLQALPSQEIIGGNTIVDMLDFKGALLVGTRNALYTYRNGRFSLFEDRELINMLERYEFNHISKVSEDEFVIATVKNGIIHYNNNTRTSRIYNRNSGLQNNTVLAMALRNGKLWLGLDNGIDAISLDSPISFYTDDTGELGAVYDLAYHNSTLYLASNTGVYLFQDGELRIVEGAEGHTWNLEVLGKELYANHNTGTYRVEGNRFLPVEERTGSFEIQSMPGEFTGRYIIGSYTGISVYDPDTRDVSEIEGVTFPVKKMILETNGTIWASHPYEGVYRIGMKNGIKDRALVEKMGDTSNERFFKADVFKLNNQIGILQNNEWYKYNSFLDSLVPFPELSNFKNHRLLLEDRNGYWFTNTENNSIVFTDFKEVQINLAFQELNNRLVKGNENLIKINDSLYLVTLNDGFGKINLPELLRSKANERISDPIIMGLSDMIVNHDITRRPSIPFRQGREISFRTGLPDSDATDLFYELEGAGNMKGRVENGQVTFQNLSNGDYRIKIFSMSPQGNMSNITHFDFVILPPWYLSNLMKLGYVLLFLTLIGMIYWLNRLKLKKHRLILEQKFKKEHEERLNKLEKERLLNEINSKRKELANTTLISAKKNEVLMEIQGELSKDKEKFSNQFRLKHLMNKINNAIKSKDEWKVYETNFNELHEDFFKELLQAYPKLSNKDLKLCSYLKMNMSSKEIAPLMGISVRGVEVHRYRLRKKMGLDSKENLTNFMIRNF, from the coding sequence ATGAGAAATACTGTTTTAACCATCCTATTAGCAGGGTTTTATGTCTTTAAATTATCCTCCCAGGATCTTATACCACCTATACAAAATTTTTCTTCTGTGCAGTATGGTGCAGCAAGTCAAAACTGGGATATTGCCATAGATTCCCTTGGAATCATCTATGCAGCCAACAATGAAGGCCTTCTTTCCTATGATGGTATGCAGTGGAAGTTAAGTACTTTGGAATCTGGTTCAATAATAAGGTCCGTCTATCCTCAAAAAGACAGGGTTTATACCGGGTCTTACCAGGAATTTGGTTACTGGCAGAGGGACAAGACAGGTGCAATGCAATATACTTCATTGAGTCCTCTTATAAAGGAAAGGCAAATGCGGAATGAAGAAATATGGGATATTATTTCCTTTAATGGTGATATTTATTTCAGGTCCTTTGCTGCCATCTATAAGTATGATCACAACACTATTGAAGTAGTTCAGAATCGTGTTTCCAATGCTATGCTGGCTTATAATGGAGAACTTTTTGTCGCTGCCGGGCAACTTGGACTTTGTAGACTTACCGGGGAGAAGGACCTGCAGGCTCTTCCCTCCCAGGAGATCATAGGGGGAAACACTATTGTAGATATGCTGGATTTTAAAGGAGCATTACTTGTGGGAACAAGGAATGCTCTTTATACCTACAGGAACGGCAGGTTCTCTTTGTTTGAAGACAGGGAACTTATAAACATGCTGGAGCGATATGAATTCAATCATATCTCAAAGGTTTCAGAAGATGAATTCGTAATCGCCACCGTTAAGAATGGAATCATACATTATAACAATAATACCAGGACCAGCAGGATCTATAACAGGAATAGTGGGTTGCAAAACAATACGGTTCTCGCTATGGCTTTAAGGAATGGAAAACTTTGGTTAGGTCTCGATAACGGGATTGACGCTATTTCCCTTGATTCCCCAATAAGTTTCTATACAGATGATACCGGGGAACTTGGTGCCGTTTATGATTTGGCCTATCATAATTCTACGCTGTACCTGGCAAGTAATACGGGGGTTTACCTGTTTCAGGATGGTGAATTGCGCATTGTGGAAGGGGCAGAGGGGCATACCTGGAACCTTGAGGTACTTGGGAAAGAATTATATGCCAACCATAATACAGGTACGTACCGGGTTGAAGGTAACAGGTTCCTGCCTGTGGAAGAAAGGACAGGCAGTTTTGAGATCCAAAGCATGCCAGGGGAATTTACCGGGAGGTATATTATTGGCAGTTATACAGGAATTAGTGTTTACGATCCTGATACTCGTGATGTTTCTGAAATAGAAGGGGTGACTTTTCCGGTTAAAAAAATGATACTTGAAACCAATGGTACGATTTGGGCCTCGCATCCTTATGAGGGAGTCTACAGGATAGGGATGAAGAATGGAATTAAAGACCGGGCATTGGTAGAGAAAATGGGTGACACCTCCAACGAACGTTTTTTTAAGGCTGATGTTTTTAAATTAAACAATCAAATTGGGATCCTACAGAATAACGAGTGGTATAAATACAATTCTTTTCTTGATAGCCTGGTCCCTTTTCCTGAATTGAGCAATTTTAAAAACCACCGCTTGTTGCTAGAAGATCGCAATGGTTACTGGTTCACGAATACTGAAAACAATTCCATTGTTTTCACAGATTTTAAGGAAGTACAAATAAATCTGGCCTTTCAGGAGCTTAATAACCGGCTGGTGAAAGGAAATGAGAATCTCATAAAAATCAATGATTCCCTGTACCTCGTAACTCTTAATGATGGTTTTGGGAAAATAAACCTGCCTGAGCTTTTACGAAGCAAGGCAAATGAAAGGATAAGTGATCCTATTATAATGGGGTTAAGTGATATGATAGTGAATCACGATATCACCAGGCGACCCTCCATACCTTTCCGGCAGGGGAGGGAGATCAGTTTCAGGACCGGCCTTCCTGATTCTGATGCCACCGACCTGTTTTACGAACTCGAGGGTGCAGGGAATATGAAGGGTAGGGTAGAGAATGGGCAGGTGACTTTTCAAAATTTGTCCAATGGAGATTACCGCATCAAAATATTTTCCATGAGCCCACAGGGCAATATGTCGAATATCACTCATTTCGATTTTGTAATACTCCCTCCCTGGTATTTGTCAAACCTTATGAAATTAGGATATGTGCTCTTATTCTTAACCTTAATAGGAATGATTTACTGGTTGAACAGGTTGAAACTCAAGAAACACCGGTTAATTCTTGAACAAAAATTCAAGAAGGAGCACGAGGAGCGGCTTAATAAACTTGAGAAAGAACGCCTTTTAAATGAAATAAACAGTAAGAGGAAAGAATTGGCTAATACTACCTTAATAAGTGCAAAGAAGAATGAGGTCCTTATGGAAATCCAGGGAGAATTGAGTAAGGATAAGGAAAAGTTTTCAAACCAGTTTCGTTTGAAACATCTTATGAATAAGATCAATAATGCTATCAAAAGTAAAGATGAGTGGAAGGTTTATGAAACCAACTTTAATGAGTTACACGAAGATTTCTTCAAGGAGTTACTTCAGGCTTACCCAAAATTAAGTAATAAGGATCTTAAATTATGCTCCTACCTCAAAATGAATATGTCCTCTAAAGAGATTGCCCCCCTTATGGGTATCTCGGTTAGAGGTGTTGAAGTTCACCGCTATAGGTTAAGAAAAAAAATGGGACTGGACAGTAAGGAAAACCTTACAAATTTTATGATCAGGAATTTTTGA
- a CDS encoding sulfatase family protein yields the protein MALTFSCEEKKEKPEEEPKRPNIVFIMTDDHAAQAISAYGHPVSRLAPTPNIDRIAQNGAKFISNYCTNSICGPSRAVILTGKHSHLNGFRMNGDVFDGSQPTLPKFLKEAGYQTALFGKWHLHGLPEGFDDWHILVDQGNYYNPDFIRGQDTTRIEGYATDIVTEMGLDWLRQHKDDTEPFLLMVQHKAPHRNWMPALRHLNKYDDVEFPLPDTYFPDFEDQVAAQQQLQTIYRDMYEGHDLKMSVEKGSDSLRHNPWKTDFKRMTKAQRDQWNKAYRPKNDAFHEANISGKELAEWKGQRYLQDYLATVASVDEGVGKILDYLEENDMIENTIIVYTTDQGFYLGEKGFFDKRFMYEESMAMPLLIQYPPEIPAGSEVTALTQNLDFAPTFLDFAGASIPDDMQGKSMRSLLSQNSGGEDFRDAIYYHYYDFPAFHMVKRHYGIRTHRYKLMHFYDDIDEWELYDLEKDPRELTNVYNSKEYAKVREEMHIALDSLQENYEVTESEFATTPKEQVDRAFRNFGKLAGEDPETYPPFKYGDGAKEATN from the coding sequence ATGGCATTAACTTTTTCCTGTGAGGAAAAAAAAGAGAAGCCTGAAGAAGAACCAAAAAGACCAAATATTGTGTTCATCATGACTGATGATCATGCTGCGCAGGCAATAAGTGCCTATGGCCACCCTGTAAGCCGCCTTGCTCCTACTCCCAATATTGACAGGATAGCCCAAAATGGAGCAAAATTTATTAGCAATTATTGTACTAATTCCATTTGCGGTCCAAGCCGTGCAGTAATCCTTACCGGCAAACACAGCCACTTAAATGGCTTTAGAATGAATGGCGATGTTTTTGACGGCTCCCAGCCTACCCTACCCAAGTTTTTGAAGGAAGCAGGTTACCAAACGGCACTTTTTGGAAAATGGCACCTGCACGGCCTGCCTGAAGGATTTGATGACTGGCATATACTTGTAGACCAGGGAAACTACTATAACCCCGATTTCATTCGTGGGCAGGATACTACCAGGATAGAAGGTTACGCAACAGATATAGTAACAGAGATGGGGCTTGATTGGTTGCGCCAACACAAGGATGACACGGAACCATTTCTTTTAATGGTGCAACACAAGGCACCGCACAGGAACTGGATGCCTGCCCTAAGACATTTAAATAAATATGATGATGTGGAATTTCCCCTGCCCGATACATATTTCCCAGATTTTGAGGACCAGGTAGCCGCACAGCAACAGTTACAAACTATTTACAGAGATATGTATGAGGGACATGATCTTAAGATGAGCGTGGAAAAAGGAAGTGATTCCCTTAGGCATAATCCCTGGAAAACCGATTTTAAGAGAATGACAAAAGCACAAAGGGATCAATGGAACAAAGCTTACAGGCCAAAAAATGATGCCTTTCACGAGGCAAATATTAGTGGGAAAGAGCTGGCTGAATGGAAAGGACAACGATACCTGCAGGATTACCTGGCAACCGTTGCCTCTGTTGATGAAGGTGTGGGAAAGATCCTGGATTACCTGGAAGAGAATGATATGATAGAAAATACTATAATAGTTTACACCACAGACCAGGGATTTTACCTGGGAGAGAAAGGATTCTTTGACAAAAGATTCATGTATGAGGAATCCATGGCAATGCCTTTACTCATCCAATATCCCCCTGAAATTCCTGCCGGAAGTGAGGTTACCGCCCTCACACAAAATTTGGATTTCGCCCCTACTTTCCTGGATTTCGCTGGAGCGAGTATTCCGGATGATATGCAGGGAAAATCTATGAGAAGCCTACTTAGTCAAAATTCTGGTGGAGAAGATTTTAGAGATGCCATCTACTATCATTATTACGATTTCCCGGCCTTTCACATGGTCAAAAGGCATTATGGTATTCGTACCCACAGGTATAAGTTAATGCACTTTTATGATGATATTGATGAATGGGAACTTTATGACCTGGAAAAGGATCCCCGTGAATTGACCAATGTCTATAATAGTAAAGAGTATGCGAAGGTAAGGGAGGAGATGCATATTGCGCTGGATTCGCTTCAGGAAAACTATGAGGTGACAGAGAGTGAATTTGCCACCACTCCAAAGGAACAGGTTGACAGGGCATTCAGGAATTTTGGAAAGCTTGCAGGAGAAGATCCGGAGACTTATCCTCCATTCAAATATGGAGACGGCGCGAAGGAAGCCACCAATTAA
- a CDS encoding polyprenyl synthetase family protein — protein sequence MKVIAQIKLPVEKEMELFEKKFFESMSSKVALLNRITHYIVNRKGKQMRPMFVFLVAKMVSGGNVNERTYRGASVIELIHTATLVHDDVVDDSNRRRGFFSINALWKNKIAVLVGDYLLSKGLLLSIDNNDFDLLKIISVAVREMSEGELLQIEKARRLDITEAVYYDIIRQKTATLIAACCSLGAASVKPESNEIAKMRRFGELIGMAFQIKDDLFDYGEEQIGKPTGIDIKEQKMTLPLIYTLNNCDPKEKKWIINSVKNHNKDKSRVREVITFVKNNGGLDYAVGRMKEFQKEALSMLQDYPQSPYRDSLELMVNYVIERKK from the coding sequence ATGAAGGTCATTGCCCAGATAAAACTTCCCGTTGAAAAAGAGATGGAGCTTTTTGAAAAAAAGTTCTTTGAATCCATGTCTTCGAAAGTGGCCCTCTTAAATCGTATCACCCATTATATAGTTAACCGGAAGGGGAAGCAAATGCGTCCAATGTTTGTTTTCCTGGTTGCTAAAATGGTGTCTGGGGGCAATGTCAATGAGCGCACCTACAGGGGGGCTTCGGTAATAGAACTTATTCATACCGCTACCCTTGTTCATGATGACGTGGTAGATGATTCCAATCGCCGCCGCGGATTCTTCAGCATTAATGCTTTATGGAAAAATAAGATCGCCGTCCTGGTAGGGGATTATCTTCTTTCAAAAGGACTTCTATTGTCAATAGACAATAATGATTTTGACCTTTTGAAGATCATTTCTGTAGCGGTGAGAGAAATGAGTGAGGGGGAGTTACTTCAAATAGAAAAGGCACGGCGACTTGATATTACAGAGGCTGTGTATTACGATATAATCAGGCAAAAAACAGCTACACTTATCGCTGCCTGCTGCAGCCTTGGAGCAGCATCGGTTAAGCCTGAATCGAATGAGATCGCGAAAATGCGCCGCTTTGGAGAACTAATTGGTATGGCCTTTCAAATCAAGGATGATCTTTTTGATTATGGGGAGGAGCAAATAGGAAAACCTACAGGAATAGATATAAAGGAGCAAAAAATGACCTTGCCTCTTATCTACACTCTCAACAACTGTGATCCAAAAGAGAAAAAATGGATCATAAATTCGGTCAAAAACCATAATAAGGATAAGAGCAGGGTAAGAGAGGTAATCACCTTTGTTAAAAACAATGGCGGCCTTGATTATGCTGTTGGCAGGATGAAAGAATTCCAGAAAGAAGCTCTCTCAATGCTACAGGATTACCCGCAATCTCCTTACAGGGATTCCCTGGAGTTAATGGTTAATTATGTGATAGAAAGAAAGAAATAA
- the rlmN gene encoding 23S rRNA (adenine(2503)-C(2))-methyltransferase RlmN, with translation MKNKKKDIRALTKQQLQDFFVDRGDKSFRGTQVYEWLWQKSAHSFEDMTNISKETREMLKENFVINHIRVDQMQRSSDGTIKNAVKLHDSLTVESVLIPTPKRTTACVSSQVGCSLDCKFCATATLKRMRNLNPDEIYDQVVAIDNESRLYFDKPLSNIVFMGMGEPLMNYNNVMKAIEKITSKDGLGMSPKRITVSTSGVPKMIKKLADDESKVKLAVSLHSAIDEVRTSIMPFNATFSLSDLREALEYWYSKTKSRITYEYIVWEGINDKRKDAEALVKFCKYVPCKVNLIEYNPIDDGVFQQATGEATAMYQNLLEQNGITVTVRRSRGKDIDAACGQLANKSS, from the coding sequence GTGAAAAATAAAAAGAAAGATATACGGGCATTAACGAAGCAGCAACTCCAGGATTTTTTCGTGGACAGGGGGGACAAATCTTTTCGGGGAACCCAGGTTTATGAATGGTTGTGGCAAAAGAGTGCGCATAGTTTTGAAGATATGACCAATATCTCCAAAGAGACCCGTGAAATGCTGAAGGAGAATTTTGTTATAAACCACATACGTGTTGATCAAATGCAGCGAAGCAGTGACGGCACGATCAAGAATGCAGTGAAATTACATGACAGCCTTACAGTGGAGTCAGTACTAATCCCTACTCCTAAAAGGACTACTGCCTGTGTTTCTTCACAGGTTGGGTGCAGCCTGGATTGCAAATTTTGTGCAACTGCCACGCTTAAAAGAATGAGAAATCTTAACCCTGATGAAATATACGATCAGGTAGTGGCCATAGATAACGAAAGTCGGCTTTACTTTGATAAACCTCTTTCCAATATTGTTTTTATGGGGATGGGGGAGCCTTTAATGAACTATAATAACGTTATGAAGGCGATTGAAAAGATTACATCCAAAGACGGTCTTGGAATGTCCCCAAAGAGAATAACAGTTTCTACCTCCGGGGTTCCAAAGATGATCAAAAAGCTGGCAGATGATGAGTCGAAGGTAAAGCTTGCAGTTTCTTTACACTCTGCCATTGATGAAGTGCGAACTAGCATTATGCCTTTTAATGCTACTTTTTCTCTAAGTGACCTGCGGGAGGCCCTTGAATACTGGTATTCAAAAACTAAAAGCAGGATAACCTATGAATATATAGTATGGGAAGGTATCAATGACAAACGAAAAGATGCCGAGGCCCTTGTGAAATTTTGCAAATATGTTCCCTGTAAGGTGAATTTGATCGAATACAATCCTATAGATGATGGTGTTTTTCAACAGGCAACAGGAGAGGCTACAGCTATGTATCAAAACCTGCTGGAGCAAAACGGGATAACCGTAACGGTTAGAAGGTCCCGGGGGAAGGATATCGATGCCGCCTGCGGACAGCTGGCGAATAAATCTTCATAG